The DNA window CGCCATTCAGGTGGTGTTCCGCGAACTGGGCCTGCCGCTGATTAGCGATGAGGAAGTAGACGCCGCCACCTATGCCCACGGCAGCAAAGATATGCCCGTGCGCAACGTAGTGGAGGATCTGGCCGCCGTGGAAGAGATGATGAAGCGCAATATCACCGGGCTGGATATCGTCAGCGCATTAAGTAGTAGCGGCTTCGAAGATATCGCCAGCAACATTCTTAACATGCTAAGGCAGCGTGTGACCGGCGATTACCTGCAAACCTCCGCCATTCTGGATCGCCAGTTTGAAGTGGTCAGCGCCGTCAATGATATCAATGATTATCAGGGACCCGGCACCGGCTATCGCATCTCTGCCGAACGTTGGGAGGAAATTAAAAATATCGCGGGCGTGGTACAACCAGGCTCGATTGAATAAGGCGGTACACAGTGGAATGTTCAACTGAACGTAAACCTGTTTTCACTTTGCAGGTTAGCGAAGGAGAGACGGCAAAAGCAGACGATCGCGCGGATGAAGTGGTGATCGGTGTCGGTCCGGCTTTTGATAAGTATCAGCATAAAACGCTGATTGATATGCCGCATGAAGCGATCCTGAAAGAACTGGTCGCCGGGATTGAAGAGGAGGGGCTGCATGCGCGAGTGGTGAGAATTCTGCGCACCTCGGATGTCTCCTTTATGGCCTGGGATGCGGCGAACCTTAGCGGTTCTGGTATTGGCATTGGTATTCAGTCGAAAGGAACTACGGTTATTCATCAGCGTGATTTACTGCCGCTGAGCAACCTTGAGTTGTTCTCTCAGGCCCCGCTGCTGACGCTGGAAATCTATCGGCAGATTGGTAAGAACGCTGCGCGTTACGCACGTAAAGAGTCGCCCTCGCCGGTACCGGTGGTGAATGACCAGATGGTGCGGCCGAAATTTATGGCTAAGGCTGCGCTGTTTCATATTAAAGAAACCAAACACGTGGTGCAGGATGCCGCGCCTGTCACGCTGCACATTGCATTAGTAAGGGAATAAGGATGAACGACAACATTATGACCGCTCAGGATTACCCGTTAGCGACCCGCTGCCCGGAGAAAATCCAGACCCCAACCGGAAAGCCGTTAACCGATATCACCCTTGAAAATGTGCTAGCGGGACGCGTGGGACCGCAGGATGTACGTATTTCTCAGCAAACGCTGGAGTATCAGGCGCAGATAGCTGAGCAGATGCAGCGCCATGCTGTGGCACGTAATTTCCGGCGCGCGGCGGAGCTGATTGCTATTCCGGATGCCCGTATTCTGGAGATCTACAATGCGTTGCGTCCGTTCCGTTCTTCTGTTGCAGAACTACTGGCCATTGCTGATGAACTGGAGCACACCTGGCACGCCATGGTGAATGCCGGGTTTGTTCGCGAGTCGGCAGAGGTGTATCAGCAGAGAAATAAGCTGCGTAAAGGCAGCCAGTGACGGAGGGAGTATGCCGTTAATTGCAGGGATTGATATCGGCAACGCCACCACGGAAGTGGCGTTGGCGCAGCATGGCCGGTTTATCGCAAGCGGGATTGTCGCCACCACGGGCATGAAAGGCACGCGGGACAATATTGCCGGGGTGATAGCCTCCCTGCAGCAGGCGCTGGATAAAACGACCTGGTCGCTTAAGGACGTGGTGAAAATCTGCATCAATGAAGCTGCGCCAGTGATTGGCGATGTTGCCATGGAAACAATCACTGAAACCATCATTACTGAATCGACAATGATTGGTCACAACCCGCAAACGCCAGGCGGTATTGGTGTCGGAGTGGGAACCACGATCGCCATAGATAAACTGGCGTCGTTGAGCAGCGATCGGTTTACGCAGGGCTGGATCCCGCTGATTGGCGAAGAGATGGATTTTCTTGAAGCGGTCTGGTTGTTGAATGAGGCGCTGGATCGCGGCGTCAACGTGGTAGCGGCGATCCTGAAAAAGGACGATGGCGTGCTGGTCAATAATCGTCTGCGCAGAACGTTGCCGGTGATCGATGAAGTGACGTTGCTGGAGAAGGTTCCGGAGGGCGTACAGGCGGCGGTGGAAGTTGCGGCCCCGGGGCAAGTTGTTCGGGTGCTGTCGAATCCCTATGGCATCGCCACCTTCTTTGCCTTGACGCCGGAGGAAACCCAGACGATCGTCCCGATCGCAAGAGCGCTGATCGGCAACCGCTCTGCCGTGGTACTCAAAACCCCGCAGGGCGATGTGCAATCGAGAACGATCCCTGCGGGAAGGATCTTTATCAGCGGAGAAAAGCGCAGTGGTGAAGCCGATGTGGCGAAAGGGGCGCAGGCTATTATGCAGGTGATGAACACCTGTGCGCCTGTTCGCGATATTCGCGGTGAAGCCGGTACCCACGCGGGCGGTATGCTGGAGCGTGTACGTAAGGTGATGGCCTCACTGAGTGGGCACAACATGAGCACAATACATATCCAGGATCTGCTAGCTGTCGATACCTTTATTCCTCGCAAAGTGCTGGGCGGTATCGCCGGGGAATATTCGATGGAAAACGCCGTCGGTATTGCGGCGATGGTGAAATCCGATCGACTACAGATGCAAGCGATCGCCAATGAACTGAGCATGCGGCTGAATACAGCTGTTGAAGTGGGTGGTGTGGAAGCCAACATGGCAGTGGCTGGGGCGCTGACTACGCCAGGTTGCGCTGCACCGCTGGCGATCCTTGATTTAGGCGCAGGTTCTACAGATGCCGCCATTATCAATAGCGAAGGAACGGTGAAAGCTATTCATCTGGCTGGGGCGGGGAATATGGTCAGCCTGCTGATTAAAACGGAGCTAGGTCTGAGCGATCCGTTTCTGGCAGAAGAGATTAAAAAATATCCGCTGGCAAAAGTGGAGAGCCTGTTCAGTATTCGTCATGAAAACGGTGCGGTGGAGTTCTTTCGCGAACCGCTGAGCCCGTCGGTATTTGCCAAAGTTGTGTATCTCAAAGATGGCGAACCGATCCCTATCGATAACCAGACTTCGCTGGAGAAAATTCGCCTGGTGCGTCGGCAGGCAAAGGAGAAGGTCTTTGTGACGAACTGCCTGCGTGCGTTGCGTCAGGTCTCGCCTGGTGGTTCCATTCGCGATATTGCCTTTGTGGTGCTGGTCGGTGGTTCATCGCTGGATTTTGAAATTCCACAGATGATCACTGAAGCGTTGGCGCATTACGGCGTTGTTGCCGGGCAGGGCAATATTCGTGGGACGGAAGGGCCGCGTAATGCCGTAGCGACCGGGCTGGTGTTATCCGGGGAAGCGGGTTAGTTATTCAAAATGGTAGGTAACATACTAATTATTTTATCTTTTTTATTCAGGATCCGACTATGAGCGAGACATCAACCTTACGCGGGCAGTGCATTGCGGAGTTTCTCGGTACCGGTTTACTTCTCTTCTTTGGCGCAGGCTGCGTTGCCGGGCTGCGAGTGGCGGGGGCCAGTTTCGGTCAGTGGGAGATCAGTATTATCTGGGGACTTGGCGTGGCGATGGCTATCTATCTGACCGCAGGCGTTTCCGGAGCGCATCTGAATCCGGCGGTTACCATTGCGCTGTGGCTGTTCGCCTGTTTTGAACGGCGCAGGGTTGTACCGTTTATTATGGCGCAGATGGCTGGGGCGTTCTGTGCGGCAGCGTTGGTCTACGGATTGTATCAAAACCTCTTTCTTGATACTGAGCTGGCGCAGCATGTTGTACGCGGTAGTGTGGAGAGCCTTAATCTGGCAGGCGTATTTTCGACCTACCCGAATCCACATATTACCTTCGCGCAGGCTTTTGCCATTGAAACCACTATTGCTGCGATCTTGATGGCGATGATTATGGCATTAACGGATGACGGTAACGGCATCCCGCGAGGCCCACTGGCACCGCTGCTGATTGGCTTATTGATTGCGGTAATTGGCGCATCGATGGGGCCACTGACCGGCTTTGCCCTTAATCCCGCTCGTGATTTTGGCCCGAAGATTTTTGCCTGGTTGGCAGGTTGGGGTGAGATTGCGTTTACTGGTGGGCGAACGATACCTTATTTTCTGGTGCCGCTGTTGGCGCCGGTGGTAGGAGCGATCATCGGGGCTTTTTTATACCGTAAGCTGATTGGTCGTCACTTGCCGTGTGAATGTAATTCGTAACCTGAGGATGAATACACATCATTATTAGCGCATAAAAGCACCACGCAAGCGTTTGACTGAGGTCTGAATCAAATAAAGGCAACGTTCCCTTTGATATCCCGGCTGACTTGGGGTCATATTAGAAAGGTGTCTTTTACGCGGTTAATTTTAAGGATAAGAGCATGCCAACAGTCATTGATAAAGCATTAGATTTCATTGGTGGTATGAACACATCGGCATCAGTGCCGCATTCAATGGATGAAAGTACGGCGAAGGGAATTTTAAAGTATTTGAATGAGTTGGGGACTCCGGCGAGCGCAGCTGACGTGATGGCGCGCGGCGAAAAGGAGGGGTGGAATACCGAGTTTACGAATAAAGTGGCCGGATGGGCAGAAAAAATCGCATCTGGTAACCGTATCGTTATTAAAAATCCTGAGTACTTCTCTTCTTATATGCGCGAGCAGCTCCAGGAACTTGTGTGAGCTAGCCGGTCAAAAAATTCTAACCCGACGCTTTCACCCTTGAGGTGAAGGCGTCAATCAGCGTTGCCATTTTTTCCTTCCACGATCCAATCTCTCCTGAATACTGGCGCATACCGGGCGACGACATCCTGGATGTTACCCATAAAAAAGGACCCGCGATTTCTCGCAAGTCCTTGATATTTGGTGGCCCCTGCTGGACTTGAACCAGCGACCAAGCGATTATGAGTCGCCTGCTCTAACCACTGAGCTAAGGGGCCGTGGCGAGGGATTATAAAGTAACTGATGCCCGCAATCCAGCCTAAAACGCACGGCTGCTGTTTTTATAAACAATGCATTTTCAATCCTTTATAATTAGCTTTTAGTTATTGAGCTGGGGAAAACATGATTAACGATATTTTGGCGCCGGACCTGCGGGTGGTCTTTTGTGGCATCAATCCTGGGAAGTCTTCTGCCCATACCGGTTTCCACTTTGCTCATCCAGGCAATCGCTTCTGGAAGGTGATTCATCAGGCCGGGTTTACTGACCGCCTTCTGAAGCCTGAGGAGGAACTACAGCTGCTGGATACCCGCTGCGGGATCACCATGTTAGTTGAGCGCCCGACGGTGCAGGCCAGTGAGGTTGAGCTGCTGGAGCTGCGCAGCGGTGGGCGAGAACTGGTCACAAAAATGGAAGAGTATCAGCCGCGCGCGCTGGCGATTCTCGGCAAACAGGCCTTTGAGAAAGCGTTTCAGGCCCGCGGCGCACGCTGGGGCAAGCAGCAGGTGACTATCGGCGCGACGGAGGTATGGGTGTTGCCAAATCCCAGCGGCCTCAACCGCGCGACGCTGGATAAACTGGTTGAAGCCTACCGGGAGCTTGATGATGCGCTGGCGACGCGAGGGCTTTAATGTACTTCCGGTAGTGATTCCAGATGAGTAAATTCGCTGATATTGCGGCGAATTTTATTATTTTCGCCATAGTCGTCAACGTAGCCTGCGCGGAGGATCAGTTGCGGTGGCTGGCTTAAGCCCAATGTCTGCGCTAGCCGTTGGCGAAAGGCATCCTCTTCCAGCATCTGGCTTACCGGTTGGATGGAGATACCGTACTGGACGGCGTCCAGCCAGAAGGACTCCAGATTCATTCCGCTGCGAATCGTTGCTGCAAATGTCTCTTCACCGCTAATGACAAAAAAACCGGCGCTCTGCGCCACGCTATTTTCTGTCTTCTTGATATTTTTGGTGGCGAAGGCTTCGCTTTTAGCTTTTTCGCGATCGAATAATGAGTAATAGAGCAGCTTTTTAATTCCCGTTAACCCCAGCTGCTCTGCAGGTAGTCCGTCTTTAAGTTGGCTGGCCTCCTCGTTGGAAAAACGCAACCATAGCGCAAATTCATCTCTTTTATGCTTATCAAGAGCGTGAGCTTTTGCCGCTTCCACGGCGTAACCTGCCAGTTTATTAAACTCAGCGGTGCTGCGTGGGTAATAGGTTAAATACGGCTGGTGCTGCTCGAGCAGGGCTGTGAGGTTTTTGGGCGCAATAGCAATATTCTGGTAGGGCCGCTTATCGGTGTGTCGCCGCTCGATTAATTTCAGCGCGGTGGGTTGTTTGAGAGGAGATCGCTTATTGTCGGAACGTAGCGTAATGTGGGCAACATTACCGTTGTTTGTGATAATCGGTAAAATATCTATCTCCGCCTTCATTCCATAATTGGCCGTAGCTTGACGGAAGTTCTCCAGAAACGCCCCCAGAGAAATCCAGGCTTCGCGCCTGGCAGGGTCGATATGAGGAAGGGCCTTGCTGCTGTCGAAAGCCAGCGTGAAGCGTTGTTCGTTTTTATTATAGGTCAGGCGCCACGGCTGAACGTTGTGCGCATTAGGGGCCAGCGAAGCGTAATACAGGATCTCGCGTTGTTCGCTTTCAAGAGGAAAAGGCAGTGAAGTATCTTTAGTTAGATGCAGGGGCTTCGCTTTATGATAAGAATAGACAAAGATAACCACGGTGCATATCAGTAGGCTGAGTAATATTTTCTTTATCATTTACTCGTTCCTTTTTCTATCATTACTAATAAAGATTCAAAAGCGAACTCAAGAAAGTATTTCCGGTCTTTCTCAAGATGACGTAAAAGATAGTCTTCTTTGCTTGATGACTTTTCCACTAATCCGGTCAGACATAACCAGAACAACATCATGACCTCTACAATGGGAGCATTTAGCTTGATCTCTTTTTTTTCTACAGCTCTGGATATTTGGGCAGCGATAATCTGATTGATTTCTTCTCCGAGCATATAAATATTCATCAGTACTTTATTGTTTTTCATCTCTTTATCAGAACAGCCTATTTTCCCTGTAATACCGGGGAAATAGACGATGCCGGAGTCGTGGATAGCAATCAGCGCTTGGCAGAAGTCATGATAAAATTCGCGGAATGGATTTTTCCGACTGGCTATTTTCACGACTTCATGATGAAAGCGCTCCATACCATCGAGGATAAGATGATCCAGGATATCCTGCTTGTTTTCAAAATAGGTATAAAGTGTTGTTTTACTAAATCCCGCGTCATGTGCTATTTCATCCATGGTTGTGCCTTCTATTCCACGGCTAAGAAATAATGTATTGGAAGTGGCTAAAATAACCATTCGATTAAAATCAGCTAGCTGAATTTTACGCTTATTTTTCATTTGATTTCCATATGATTGATTTCCGTTTTATGCATTAAATGCGATCCATGGACTAATAGTACAAATGTAAAACCATGAGTCCAGTCATTTATCTTTATGGGAATAGATAATAAGAATATGACCTGTATATATTTCTATTTTTTATTGAATGTAGGTCTTGGTATTTATTGGGGCATTTTTTAGCTATAAAAAAAGCCAGTCATTTGACTGGCTTTTTTGCAGTACGCGGCGAGAATTAATCGTCGAGGAAGCTACGCAGCACTTCAGAGCGACTTGGATGACGCAGCTTACGCAGCGCCTTTGCTTCGATCTGACGGATACGTTCACGAGTAACGTCAAACTGTTTACCCACTTCTTCCA is part of the Klebsiella huaxiensis genome and encodes:
- a CDS encoding propanediol/glycerol family dehydratase medium subunit, with product MECSTERKPVFTLQVSEGETAKADDRADEVVIGVGPAFDKYQHKTLIDMPHEAILKELVAGIEEEGLHARVVRILRTSDVSFMAWDAANLSGSGIGIGIQSKGTTVIHQRDLLPLSNLELFSQAPLLTLEIYRQIGKNAARYARKESPSPVPVVNDQMVRPKFMAKAALFHIKETKHVVQDAAPVTLHIALVRE
- a CDS encoding diol dehydratase small subunit, with the translated sequence MNDNIMTAQDYPLATRCPEKIQTPTGKPLTDITLENVLAGRVGPQDVRISQQTLEYQAQIAEQMQRHAVARNFRRAAELIAIPDARILEIYNALRPFRSSVAELLAIADELEHTWHAMVNAGFVRESAEVYQQRNKLRKGSQ
- a CDS encoding diol dehydratase reactivase subunit alpha translates to MPLIAGIDIGNATTEVALAQHGRFIASGIVATTGMKGTRDNIAGVIASLQQALDKTTWSLKDVVKICINEAAPVIGDVAMETITETIITESTMIGHNPQTPGGIGVGVGTTIAIDKLASLSSDRFTQGWIPLIGEEMDFLEAVWLLNEALDRGVNVVAAILKKDDGVLVNNRLRRTLPVIDEVTLLEKVPEGVQAAVEVAAPGQVVRVLSNPYGIATFFALTPEETQTIVPIARALIGNRSAVVLKTPQGDVQSRTIPAGRIFISGEKRSGEADVAKGAQAIMQVMNTCAPVRDIRGEAGTHAGGMLERVRKVMASLSGHNMSTIHIQDLLAVDTFIPRKVLGGIAGEYSMENAVGIAAMVKSDRLQMQAIANELSMRLNTAVEVGGVEANMAVAGALTTPGCAAPLAILDLGAGSTDAAIINSEGTVKAIHLAGAGNMVSLLIKTELGLSDPFLAEEIKKYPLAKVESLFSIRHENGAVEFFREPLSPSVFAKVVYLKDGEPIPIDNQTSLEKIRLVRRQAKEKVFVTNCLRALRQVSPGGSIRDIAFVVLVGGSSLDFEIPQMITEALAHYGVVAGQGNIRGTEGPRNAVATGLVLSGEAG
- a CDS encoding MIP/aquaporin family protein, which gives rise to MSETSTLRGQCIAEFLGTGLLLFFGAGCVAGLRVAGASFGQWEISIIWGLGVAMAIYLTAGVSGAHLNPAVTIALWLFACFERRRVVPFIMAQMAGAFCAAALVYGLYQNLFLDTELAQHVVRGSVESLNLAGVFSTYPNPHITFAQAFAIETTIAAILMAMIMALTDDGNGIPRGPLAPLLIGLLIAVIGASMGPLTGFALNPARDFGPKIFAWLAGWGEIAFTGGRTIPYFLVPLLAPVVGAIIGAFLYRKLIGRHLPCECNS
- a CDS encoding DUF1889 family protein gives rise to the protein MPTVIDKALDFIGGMNTSASVPHSMDESTAKGILKYLNELGTPASAADVMARGEKEGWNTEFTNKVAGWAEKIASGNRIVIKNPEYFSSYMREQLQELV
- the mug gene encoding G/U mismatch-specific DNA glycosylase gives rise to the protein MINDILAPDLRVVFCGINPGKSSAHTGFHFAHPGNRFWKVIHQAGFTDRLLKPEEELQLLDTRCGITMLVERPTVQASEVELLELRSGGRELVTKMEEYQPRALAILGKQAFEKAFQARGARWGKQQVTIGATEVWVLPNPSGLNRATLDKLVEAYRELDDALATRGL
- a CDS encoding Acg family FMN-binding oxidoreductase, with translation MIKKILLSLLICTVVIFVYSYHKAKPLHLTKDTSLPFPLESEQREILYYASLAPNAHNVQPWRLTYNKNEQRFTLAFDSSKALPHIDPARREAWISLGAFLENFRQATANYGMKAEIDILPIITNNGNVAHITLRSDNKRSPLKQPTALKLIERRHTDKRPYQNIAIAPKNLTALLEQHQPYLTYYPRSTAEFNKLAGYAVEAAKAHALDKHKRDEFALWLRFSNEEASQLKDGLPAEQLGLTGIKKLLYYSLFDREKAKSEAFATKNIKKTENSVAQSAGFFVISGEETFAATIRSGMNLESFWLDAVQYGISIQPVSQMLEEDAFRQRLAQTLGLSQPPQLILRAGYVDDYGENNKIRRNISEFTHLESLPEVH
- a CDS encoding TetR/AcrR family transcriptional regulator, producing the protein MKNKRKIQLADFNRMVILATSNTLFLSRGIEGTTMDEIAHDAGFSKTTLYTYFENKQDILDHLILDGMERFHHEVVKIASRKNPFREFYHDFCQALIAIHDSGIVYFPGITGKIGCSDKEMKNNKVLMNIYMLGEEINQIIAAQISRAVEKKEIKLNAPIVEVMMLFWLCLTGLVEKSSSKEDYLLRHLEKDRKYFLEFAFESLLVMIEKGTSK